A segment of the Butyrivibrio fibrisolvens genome:
AGGTTGTTACAATGTGAGCCTCGTCAATTATTATCATTCCTATCTTTCTTGAACCAATAAGTGACTCAATGCCGCTACGTCCAAGTAATGATTCAGGTGAAAGATATAGAATGCTTACGTCTCCATTCTTAACTTCCTCTAATATCTCCTCTTTAATGACAGGTGAGATATCAGAATTAATAGTTCTTGCTCCATGATATCCCTTCTCTTCAAGTGCCTGAACCTGATCATTCATAAGGCCGATAAGAGGTGTAACAACTATAGTTACCAATTTGTATTTCTCTGCCAGATACATAGCAGGGAGCTGGAACATCAGAGACTTACCTGCACCAGTTGGTGCAGTAACAAAGATATCTCTGGCATTCTTGCGATTTACGCAGTTTTCTACCTGAGAGATCATATCTCCAATAATCTTCTCCTGAGACACTTCGATTATTTTCTTCTCGCCTCTTTCCAGTGCATCGAGATCATAATTTTTGATATTCCGGAACTCTTTATATCCCCAGTACTGCTCCATAAGTTCATTTACTCGAGGATAAGAAATGATCTTATTATAATCTGTATGAAGAGATGAAAGCTTTATCTCCTCACTTACAGCTTCGCCAAATGATACAAGTTCGATCTTCTCATTTCGAAGATCATAGTCTTCAAAGTTATATGAGCAGATATAACCTGACTCTCCTTCATGGAAATCACTGTAGATATAAAGATACTCATCTATATCAGCAAGCTTTTCATCACTTGATACTTCCTCATCAAAATGACTTAATAGTGATCTTGCTATCTCATCATCAATTCTTACATCTACAGGATACTTAAGCGAAAGCTCAGCATTAGTAATTACTACAATATGCTTAAACTGACGTATAACCATTTCATACATGCATACGAATTCATCGAAAGCGATGACCTTAACAGGCATCATAGCAAGTGCCATAAGTCTGGAAATATTATTATCAATGGTATCCTTAATTGCTATCTTGTCATATCCAAGATCTTCAACACTGAATCCTTTTAGTACAAAAAGTGTACTCTCATCGTTCTTTACCTTAATGATATTTTTGATATCTGTAATATAGTTATGCATAAAGTCCCTCCAATCTTCTTCTCTGTGATGGTTTTGATAGTTTTCTAATTGCGGTTGATTCAATCTGGCGGATTCGCTCACGAGTCACATTGTACATATGACCTATTTCTTCCAAAGTCATCCTGTCATTACCTTCAAGTCCAAATCTCATGCTTATGACTGCATGCTCTTTGTCTGATAATGATTCAAGAGCTTTGCTAATCTCTTCTGCAACAACATTGCTCATGACCTCATCTTCAACATTATCTCTGGCAGCTACAAAATCTATTATTTCTGTATCTGCATCAGCATCTTGGTTAGCTATCTTGTTAAGGCTTGTAGTATTAAGATACTGATCAGCATACATTACAAGCCTCTGGATATCCTCGTAGGAATAATCTGTGTCATAGTCACTATTTACATATTCCATAAGTTCATGTATTGTATTTGCTCCATGAAGCTTTCTGCACTTATTAACTCTTATTACCTGCTCAAACATATGAACGGGAAGTCTCATACCATAGCCATCATTCATAACTGCTCTTGTAATCGCTTGACGAATCCAGTTACAAGCATATGTTGAAAGCTTATATCCAAGTGAGACATCGAACTTATCAACCGCAGTCATAAGGCCTATGCTTCCTTCAATATACAAGTCCTCTTCATCCAGGCCGGTAGGTCTATACTGCTTCAATACTCTGGCTGCAATCTTATGTACTAGATTCTTATTATTGATTATCAGTGCATCCTTGGCTTCTTTACTCCCCTGCTGTGCCAACACGCACAATTCTTCATTCGTAAGACCTCGCAAATCACTGCCGTCAAAAAATAAGGTCTTGTTCACAGATTCATCAATAACCTTGAACCCATTCTTAGAAAGGATAGCAAGTACGCTTTCTATCTCATCTTCTTCAAGTCCCTCTACTAGTTCCAGAAAATCATCCTGATTGATTTCCTTGTCTGCATTTGCATACTTACCGATTAAAGCCAAAATAAAAGCTGTATTCATACGCTACCTCCTTTAACTCTGCTCTGTTGTTCTCTTGTTTATGAGATAATCATACAGCTTTAGGTTTATCTATTTTCCGAATTATAATCAAACATAAAAATACCGGCTACTCACAATTGAATAACCGGTAAATCAACATTATAGCTGCACATTAAACGGAATTATGCGAAGAACCTCATTGGTCACACTAGTATCAGACTGAATTAATAAGAATACTTTTTTAATTTCATTCTGATTATCTAAAACAAAATCGCATACCGTATCTTGTGCAGTCGTGACCTCACATCTATTGATATTACTAATTTTGCGATACTCTTCATCCACAAAATAAGCTTTTATTACACAAGTATCCTCTTGTTCTGCGCATTCTTTAACTGCGCCAAAAGATATCTCCACAGAAGTAGATGTAATAGAGGTCTTTAAATTTCTACACACAACCAAAGGGATATCAGGATTACTGATTGCCAATTTAGGTTTTTCAGCAACCATGCCGGAAACCATGCCCTTGTATTCATTGACAACGTTAGATAAGCTATTAAGCTTTCCTCTAAGTTCTTCCTTTTCGGTATCATTCATTTTTTCAAAGACATGCTCATCAATATCTGCCAGTGTAGATATGCTTTTGGAGACGTTTTCCATAGGCTGAGACTTTAACTGCTTACGCCTTGATAACTGCAAGGCAGCATCCATTGATTTTTTCAGCTTCTCACGGATTATCTCATTCTCGTTGGCAAAAGAATCGACATCATCTTTATTAGTAATTGCACGTCCATCAAATTTTTCATGAATAAGAGTGTTTATATCGACCTGCTCATTAAAATACTCCTTATAGGAATTCTTATTTATAAGCATTTTAATATCACGAATAAACTTTCTCTGGTCGAGTAATGCATGAAATAGAATATTATTAAACGTAATAGTTTTGAGTAATTCTTTCTCTTTTGGGTCGAGCTTATTCAGTATAGGCATCATTTCAAAGAATAAACTATACACTTGATATTCCCTGGCTACAAAGAATTGCATCGGAAGCTTAATATACTGAAGAAATTCAGCAATCACTTTAGCGATTTCGATTCTCTTCTTTACTTCTGCAACAGACTCATTGGCACTCTTGGCATACTCATCAACAGTCAGTGTCTTTTCAAGTTCTATGTCTCGATATGTTCCTAATGCATAATCAATAAGATCATAATCTACCTTCTTCTCCTCACCATGTTGAATGGCCAACTCAAGCATCTTAATCTGCTTTTTGTCTGTCTCTATATCAACGTCCATGATAGCTGTTTCAAAATATTTTGGTTCTGCAGTATCACGCTGAATACGACGAAGACAGGTGAATCTTCTATTTCCATCAACTATTCTTCCGTCTGATAAAGTAACGCCAGGTACTCGTTGCTCAGTAAGAAGAATATTGCTTTGAGTCTTTTTTATCGCTTCCGGATTACTTTCATAAATAAAGTTCTCTATTATTTCATTTCGCTGCTCCTGATTCAAGCTCTTTAAAGCATCAGCACCATGCTCAGATGAATATCTGTCTATCCAAGTGGCTATTCTATCATTCTGATCATTATAATAAAGTGCATCAAGCTTTACTTTGTATACGGGATACGACTTAGTTTCCCCAGCAAATGTAACCTTTGTTTTCAGTGTAGTTGGTTGAACAACATCAGTGCCAACCAGTTCCATCAGATTAATCTTCTCGCCTGCAGTAAAGTTAGATTGTTCAAGATTTCTTCTGATATCAACAGGTACCGGTCCATTCTCAGTAATGCTTTGATTTACATTATTACGAACCTCCAAATAAATCTGCCTAATACGGTCTGCTTCATCCCTATCTACATAATCACAAAGACGCGTCATAGAATCCAATGTACGTTCTGCATCCTGCTGATCAATATCGCCTATGCCAATATGTCCAATTATTTTATTTCGATTATTAACCAGTTCGTGCGTATAATTGGATACCGTTGAGAATTCACTGTCGCTAATTCCAAAAAGCTCCTTACATGTTCGTTCAAATAATATAATACTATTTGAAATATCAATAGATTTTCTCAGCTGTTCGTCTGTACCTGATTGAGGCAACTTGTATGGTAGATTTCCGTACTTATCACTAAGCTTATTCAATATCCCATTCCACCAATTACTGCCATAACTATTTTTAAATGCCTCTACTTCTGCATTCACTAATACTTCCTGCAAAATAGCGAATCCATCATTCACATAGTCTTGGTTAACTCTTAATGCCATTTATTTCCTCCTCCTTTTAGATATCCTCATAATACAATTCTTTACTTAAGTAAATCCTATCAAGGATATCATCATAATACATATCCGAACCCTTTATCAGATATATAAGATTGTTTCTTTCTATATTGATTCCATATTCATCTCTAAGAATTGAATCAAGTTCGTAATAATCAAGCATTTCTTTCTTCTCGAGTAAGAAATGAATAAAATCAGCTGTTGTAAAAGGTGCCTCGCCTTTACAGAAGATAAGAGTTCCTCCTGATCTGGCAAACCGCACCTTATCCGATGTTCTAACTAGAGAAGCATCAAACCACTTGCTTACTCCAAGTTTTGCTGACATTAAATCAAATCCTTTATGCTCTGCACTCTCCACAGTAAAAAAAGCATCATCAATCGCTGATATCAATTCATCCGCATATCTACGAAGCCTTTCCTTTGTTATATCCGGATATATCTTTTGTATACGTGTGAATTTGATAAACTGCCGATCTTCATATTCTATTAAATCAAGGGACTGCCTCAACATATTCAATGTAGTATTAAACATTTGAACATAATAAAGTCTGGAATCCATTGCATCTAAATCAATTAGATCTCTAGAGGTAAGTACAAACTCAAAGTACTCCCTGGCGCTAGAATATGAATTCTTCAAAATATAATTAGAATACACATCATATCCCAGTTGTTTTAAAGTCCTTGCGTTAATGCATTCTTTCCTATGTTCTCCAAATTCATCCGAAAAACACTTCTGTACATCTTCTGTAAAATAGAAATCTTCTGAAAGATAGCCCAGCATAAAACTAACTTCTTTTTCATTAAGAAGTGGCTGATCTGTTTCAAACATCCCATTATGATAGAATTCATCAATGTATTTATGAAAATTCGCAGCTACTGTAGTAGAAAGAACTCCATATTCATCTTCATACAGCTTATCAAATTCTTCAGCTGACACAGGCGCAACCTGATACAATAGATTTCTAACCTGTTTTTCTCTACTAGCATCTCCAAAGACAATAAATGGCGTTCTGCCAAAATCTACTTGATAAGTGCCCTCTGCATTCCAGATGTTCTCAGTCTTTTTTAAAAGATTATGAAGCTCGTATCCATCAATGATACCGTATTCTTCCATGAGATACTTGTTATCTTCAAACAGTTTGAATGCCCCAATTTCAACATTCTTAAATTGATCTAAGTGAAGACTCCATATCAGATTAGAAATATCTTGCTTCTTTATATCGTAATAACGGAACTTCCTACCGTATCTATTTAATACATAGAAACTATCGGCTAATCTTACTTCAAACGCTCGTTCCGATGGATATGACAAACGCTCATCATCAGTGAGATTATTGTCTTCCAAAGTTCTATTGTATATCTTATAGAACTCGGAATACGACATTTCATTCTCTGAGCAATACATCTTAGCAAGCTGCCTACAAATAAGATTGCGGTATTTAGGAACATAAGTCTCGCCAATTAAGATACTCTCTTTTACTAAATACTCTTTTGTACGAAGATAAATATCCTTAGTTGCTGCAGGGTCACTCAATATCTCTTCAATATCCTTATTCCCTGCTACTTCGCCCAACGTAAGATATCTATATATCCTATCCGAAACACCAAATATATAAATAAATGCTTCTTGATTGATCTCATAATTATCAATCCAATAAGCGTAAGCGTCTTCTCTAAGTCTTGGCTTATTATCCAATGCACCTTCTATAAGCTGTCTAACACAATCCCCAGTCACTCCCATCCTGTTCCCGGCAGCTTCCAGCGTCAGACCCTCAAGCCTATAAGTTACCGCTTCTCGATCATTATCTTGAAGACTGTTTACCCAATCATCGATGCCTATGTATTTCAGGCGGATCATGTTATCTTGAATCTCGAAATAATCATCTTCACATAACTCATTTATGACCTGCTTAAATAATACAGATCCCGTAATGATTGAAGGTAATATAATTTTGAGACTGCGAATATCCGACCATTCTACACTATTAAATTTACTCTTAATAAACTGGATAACTTCATCCTTCACATTTTCATTTGAAAGGAAGGATTTTTCAAATTCTACTTTCTCAATGTAATCTTCAGGGTTATTTTTAATATCAGCATTACTTAAAACAGAGGAAATCTGATTTAGTGCAGCTCTGATATTCACTGAATCAAAGAAGCCTTCACATGTACCATATCTATTCTTCAAAGCAGTAACAAATAAATCTGCTTCGTCTGTCACAGAATTCCCTGAGAAAAATAGTTTTACCTTAGTTTCTATGAAATCATAGAGTTCATCTTTTGATTTCTTGCCAAGGAATTAATATTATTTATATCATTCTCATTTAAAGCGACTATTTCTGAAATATATTCATATCCACTTCTTCTGAGTGCATTCTCTGTTCTAGGTGAGAATCCACAATTTAATATATGCAGATCATCACAATATAGGCCATTTTGATCCATATATTTTATCTGCACCACATCATTAGTTTTTAAGTCTGGAAAAGCTCTCTGCAGTACAGTTCTTTCACCATCATCAGCATCTTCTGATTTATTAATGATGGTTTCTCCAAAAATGCCTTTAGATAGATATATTTTCCCTGATTTTATATGACTTATAACTGTCACTAACTCTTGTGCAGATTTGGATCCTATATTCTGCAAACTCTCGATATCATCTATACTAAGTTCAAGAATCTGGCTCACATAATTATATCCAGCACTACGAAGGCACTTGACCACCCTTGCGGACAAACTCAGCTGTTCTATAGGTATACCGTCCCATTCCATAAGTAATGGTCTCCTCTTATATTAATAATTCTCATCACAACAAACAATAAATCATGCAAAGCATTTCTTATAACAATGAAGACTCTACCAGTTCTACATGTACCGGCTTTTCTACTATATTTGAAATAAATGCTGTAAGAATTTTTCTGTTTTCCTCTTTAGCCAATTGATCGTAGAAGCCCTTTTTGAGACTCACAATAGCTCTATCTCCGGGTAATGAATCTACCCTTGAGCTCTTTAAATATGTCCTAATTGCTTCCGGAGCATGTATACTGATTTCATCCCATTTCTTGTATAAATCTTCCAATGCACACTTCTCGATTACAACATTGGAATTATCCGTGTCTTCTGATTCAAATAATCCTTTCAAAATAGTATATAGGCTTTTTAGTTCTTCCTCCGTAAAAGCACCGCCCTTTCCACAACGGCTATAGTCCGGCGCCCAGTCTCTGATATCATATTTAGCTTCTTTGCCATGCCATTGAACAAGATTGAGTTCTTTCTTCCAACCCTTTTCAGGTGCTGAGATCTGACCTATATTCTTTAGTATTACAAAGTTATCACCCTTGATAGGCTTATTAACATCAGACATATCCACAACCTCTTTTTCTTTTATGTTCTTCTTGCCAGTATCCACCTTGGAATGAGGAATTGTAACACCAATATAGTATTCCTGGACTTTCCTAAGCCTGTTAATATCTGCAGCATATATAACAAAGAACACTTGTCCAAAATCATCTGTAATGATACCAACGCAACCTTCGCCCTCGTAAGTATTTATTATAGCGTCAATGGCTTCATCTACTTTGGTCGGCTTCATACACCATCGCCCATCTTTGAATTTTATAAATGACTTCATCGTCTTAGCCAGATTATCTTTCAAAATGCGCATATAATAACCTCATAATTAGGAAAGAAGGCTCATTTTCATCAATGCTTTTACAATTATTTTTTTTATTTTCAGTATCAAAAACTCACTCCAAACACATCTATTGAATTGTAATAATCTCTCCTAAAAACTGGAAACCAAAACTATTCCGATAAAGAACAACGTAAGAAAGAAACAAGTTAGACAGCAACCAAAATTATTACCAGGCATTATCCAATTTTTCATACCTACAAGAAAAGTTGTTTTCATCTGCTATTTTTTCAATAAGAGGCAGCAAAATAGTCATATAATTACATTGTCCACACCATTCCATTCCCTTCAATACTTTCAAAGCATATTTATAGGTTCCAATCTTCCTTACAAGATAGTCTCTACGAATATTATGATCTTTTTCAAAATGATCATAATGCTTTTGATAGTTTTCGCAATAAACATCTCCTGTCTCGAACATATTGCCAAAAGCAGCTAATGAGAGTAAAGCCTCTTTTGATATGTTTTTAGATAGTGCATCCCATTTTTCTGCTTCTTTTTGTATATTCTTAAGTAATTCTTCCATTCCTTCCCCGGCCCTACGTTCTTTTGTCTCAAATTGATCCGGTTTTGTAAACTCAGAAATCATTTTTGCATACTGATTCAATTCCTCATCACTTATTTTACCCAATGTAATTGAAGAATTAATGTTATTTGCAAATAACGGATTGTTTTTTATTATATTAATGGCATCTGATAATGCTTTTGAACTTAAACCATATTTTTTTTTTATTTCTTCTTTATTATCATTAAAAGCTTCTTCACGCCATCTAGTAATCGGCATCAATTCCTTTGATATTTGCTCGATATCATTGCGAGACAGTTTCTTTGTCCATGTATTTAAAGAATACTCATTTTTCATCATCTCTAATGAATAAAATGCATCATTAAACAACTCATTCATTCTTAAAAACTTCTTTTCAAGAATTTCAATACATATATGACTAATTTGTAATTCTTTTAATAATTCTTTGCCCTCAAGATTACACTCGTATCGAAAAATATCCGACTGTTTATCAAAATAAAAATCCTTTGCATAATCTAGGGCAATATCAAAAAGACCAGATATTCTTTTATCAATGACATACAACTTTTTTTTATACTTAGATAATGTTTCAATATCATGTGTATGTAGCTCATTCTCTTGAATATCAAATTTTTCGTTCTTAATGTAATATATATCTCTAATAATACTAATAGAAATCTTTAATGCCAGTTCTATACTGTGTCTTATAGAGTAAACCAAGGGATAAATAAGCTCATCTTCTATTCCTTGGCCATTTTTTATATCATTTATTATTATTTGCACAGCACCCTTATATCCTGCCAGTATACCGTCGTTTGTTGTTCCACCATTATCTCCAACACACGCAATATAACGCTCGGACCAGTTAAACTGAAAAGGGGATTGCTTTAACAGTAATTCATCGTCTTTACAGTCCACCTTACTCCACTCCTAACGCTTTAAACACAGCATCCTCAGCACTCTGATAGAACACTAAGCTGAAGCTACTCATAAGTTCAGCCGGAACTGTTCCAAGATCTACTGCTGATGTCTGTGGTAATAATACTTTTTTGGCACCACTATCAAGGCACACCTGTAATGTGCTAGCAAGATTCTCTGCCTTTATTATCGTGCCACCAATACTGAAATCACCGAGAACAGCCATAGAGTTCTGCACTGGCCTACCAAGAGCAATGGAGCATAATGCAATTAAGGTTGACAATGCCAAATCATGTGTCATTCCAATGCCCTGAAGATCCTGATAATTGATTACAAAATCTTTATTGAGCACACCAAGCGCACCGCTGATTCTATTTCCATTCGCCTTAAGGAAATTAAAGGCTGTATCAGCCGCTTCTTTACATACTCTGTCTGTTCCAAGACCTGTTCTATCAAACTTGCCATTCCCAGGCACCATCTGAGATTCCAAGCGGAATACTCCTATCATGCCTGACTTACCATGAGAAACTGTATATACCTGTCCTGGATTCATCATGCCTTCAGGTATAAGCTTTCCACCGCCTTGTTCTGGTACTGAAACATAATGCTCCTCAAATGTCTCATTATCTATATAAGAGAAATTCACATCATAAAACTCCATGCCGCCGAGTTTTTTAAGCTGTTCCTTAACTCTACGACGCATTTCTAGTGAAATCTGTATAATCTC
Coding sequences within it:
- a CDS encoding sigma-70 family RNA polymerase sigma factor → MNTAFILALIGKYANADKEINQDDFLELVEGLEEDEIESVLAILSKNGFKVIDESVNKTLFFDGSDLRGLTNEELCVLAQQGSKEAKDALIINNKNLVHKIAARVLKQYRPTGLDEEDLYIEGSIGLMTAVDKFDVSLGYKLSTYACNWIRQAITRAVMNDGYGMRLPVHMFEQVIRVNKCRKLHGANTIHELMEYVNSDYDTDYSYEDIQRLVMYADQYLNTTSLNKIANQDADADTEIIDFVAARDNVEDEVMSNVVAEEISKALESLSDKEHAVISMRFGLEGNDRMTLEEIGHMYNVTRERIRQIESTAIRKLSKPSQRRRLEGLYA
- a CDS encoding Swt1 family HEPN domain-containing protein — its product is MALRVNQDYVNDGFAILQEVLVNAEVEAFKNSYGSNWWNGILNKLSDKYGNLPYKLPQSGTDEQLRKSIDISNSIILFERTCKELFGISDSEFSTVSNYTHELVNNRNKIIGHIGIGDIDQQDAERTLDSMTRLCDYVDRDEADRIRQIYLEVRNNVNQSITENGPVPVDIRRNLEQSNFTAGEKINLMELVGTDVVQPTTLKTKVTFAGETKSYPVYKVKLDALYYNDQNDRIATWIDRYSSEHGADALKSLNQEQRNEIIENFIYESNPEAIKKTQSNILLTEQRVPGVTLSDGRIVDGNRRFTCLRRIQRDTAEPKYFETAIMDVDIETDKKQIKMLELAIQHGEEKKVDYDLIDYALGTYRDIELEKTLTVDEYAKSANESVAEVKKRIEIAKVIAEFLQYIKLPMQFFVAREYQVYSLFFEMMPILNKLDPKEKELLKTITFNNILFHALLDQRKFIRDIKMLINKNSYKEYFNEQVDINTLIHEKFDGRAITNKDDVDSFANENEIIREKLKKSMDAALQLSRRKQLKSQPMENVSKSISTLADIDEHVFEKMNDTEKEELRGKLNSLSNVVNEYKGMVSGMVAEKPKLAISNPDIPLVVCRNLKTSITSTSVEISFGAVKECAEQEDTCVIKAYFVDEEYRKISNINRCEVTTAQDTVCDFVLDNQNEIKKVFLLIQSDTSVTNEVLRIIPFNVQL
- a CDS encoding DNA-directed RNA polymerase subunit alpha C-terminal domain-containing protein, with product MEWDGIPIEQLSLSARVVKCLRSAGYNYVSQILELSIDDIESLQNIGSKSAQELVTVISHIKSGKIYLSKGIFGETIINKSEDADDGERTVLQRAFPDLKTNDVVQIKYMDQNGLYCDDLHILNCGFSPRTENALRRSGYEYISEIVALNENDINNINSLARNQKMNSMIS
- a CDS encoding PC4/YdbC family ssDNA-binding protein, whose protein sequence is MRILKDNLAKTMKSFIKFKDGRWCMKPTKVDEAIDAIINTYEGEGCVGIITDDFGQVFFVIYAADINRLRKVQEYYIGVTIPHSKVDTGKKNIKEKEVVDMSDVNKPIKGDNFVILKNIGQISAPEKGWKKELNLVQWHGKEAKYDIRDWAPDYSRCGKGGAFTEEELKSLYTILKGLFESEDTDNSNVVIEKCALEDLYKKWDEISIHAPEAIRTYLKSSRVDSLPGDRAIVSLKKGFYDQLAKEENRKILTAFISNIVEKPVHVELVESSLL